From the Cohaesibacter sp. ES.047 genome, one window contains:
- a CDS encoding IS630 family transposase, with the protein MLFIDVTSTNTKLTKRSGWSPKGQRYRAHASFGHWKSQTFIASLRSRGMVAPWIVNAPMNRRIFETWIETQLLPTLSAGDVVILDNVTFHKSEKADNLVRSKAAWLLFLPPYSPDLNPIKMAYSKLKTLLRKRAARSFDTISDAIGDICDLYSAKECLNDFKAARSEVN; encoded by the coding sequence TTGCTCTTTATCGATGTGACATCAACCAACACGAAGCTGACCAAACGGTCTGGATGGTCACCAAAAGGACAGCGCTATCGCGCCCACGCTTCTTTTGGTCATTGGAAATCCCAGACCTTCATCGCTAGTTTGAGATCCCGTGGAATGGTTGCGCCCTGGATCGTCAATGCTCCGATGAACCGACGCATCTTTGAAACTTGGATTGAAACTCAACTACTGCCGACCCTGTCAGCTGGCGACGTCGTCATCCTCGATAATGTCACCTTCCACAAAAGTGAGAAAGCTGACAATCTCGTCAGATCAAAGGCGGCATGGCTGCTGTTTCTTCCGCCATATTCTCCGGACCTCAATCCCATAAAAATGGCATATTCCAAACTCAAGACACTGCTGCGCAAGCGAGCAGCCAGAAGCTTCGATACAATCTCAGACGCGATCGGTGACATTTGTGACCTCTATTCTGCCAAGGAGTGTCTGAACGACTTCAAAGCTGCCAGGTCTGAGGTCAATTAA
- a CDS encoding glutathione S-transferase family protein: protein MNDTNLLSAFPITNRWPASNPDVIQLYSFPTPNGVKISAALEELGLDYEPHLVTLSDEDVKSPEFLSLSPNNKIPALIDPNGPDGNPIGLFESGAILIYLGEKTGKLYGSNERERLQILQWLMFQMGGVGPMLGQLGFFYKFGGKDIEDPRPRERYVNETKRLLNVVNTQLEGKDWLVGDFSIADLAVAPWLATIEKFYEATEVTEFKSFENVVAYVERFNARPAAQKAWNIPSRS from the coding sequence ATGAACGATACCAATCTCTTGTCCGCCTTCCCGATCACCAATCGTTGGCCCGCTTCAAATCCGGACGTCATTCAGCTCTATTCCTTTCCCACGCCCAACGGTGTGAAGATTTCCGCAGCTCTCGAAGAGCTGGGGCTTGATTATGAGCCGCACCTTGTCACGCTGTCGGATGAGGATGTGAAGAGCCCCGAATTTCTATCGCTCAGCCCGAACAACAAGATCCCTGCGCTGATCGATCCGAATGGCCCGGATGGTAACCCTATCGGCCTGTTCGAAAGCGGCGCCATTCTCATCTATCTGGGCGAGAAAACCGGCAAGCTCTATGGCTCAAACGAGCGTGAGCGACTTCAGATCCTGCAATGGCTGATGTTCCAGATGGGAGGCGTCGGTCCGATGCTGGGGCAGCTCGGTTTCTTCTACAAATTTGGCGGCAAGGACATTGAAGACCCGCGTCCGCGCGAACGCTATGTCAATGAAACGAAGCGCCTGCTCAACGTCGTCAACACCCAGCTTGAGGGCAAGGACTGGCTGGTTGGCGACTTCTCGATCGCCGATCTGGCTGTCGCGCCGTGGCTTGCGACTATCGAGAAATTCTACGAGGCAACCGAGGTGACAGAATTCAAGAGCTTTGAAAATGTGGTTGCCTATGTCGAGCGCTTCAACGCGCGTCCAGCGGCTCAGAAAGCCTGGAATATTCCATCCCGCAGTTGA
- a CDS encoding LysE family translocator: MTDALIMFAITEFFLSLSPGPAVLLVVSTSLNRGFRASIGTVFGILSVNILYFSLSAIGVGALIASSPSIALALKLTGCLYLAWTALQIILDVRAQNGGATPLMAQAATRRQGPAQMSRGFIRGFVIQSSSIKNIMIFIAIIPQFVDAHAPVLTQMVALGTVSVLVEAPVLFIYGYAAFRLARLVDQRAANILDLVSAVLLIVVAGSVAMI; encoded by the coding sequence ATGACCGATGCGCTCATAATGTTTGCCATTACGGAGTTTTTCCTCTCCCTTTCTCCCGGCCCTGCGGTGCTATTGGTGGTCTCCACGTCGCTCAATAGAGGCTTTCGGGCCTCCATTGGCACGGTTTTTGGCATTTTGTCGGTCAATATTCTCTATTTCAGCCTGTCAGCCATCGGCGTCGGCGCGCTGATCGCCTCTTCACCGTCCATCGCGCTGGCGCTGAAGCTCACCGGTTGCCTCTACCTTGCCTGGACGGCCCTTCAGATCATCCTTGATGTCCGCGCTCAGAATGGTGGCGCAACACCCCTCATGGCCCAAGCAGCCACACGCAGACAGGGACCAGCTCAAATGTCACGCGGATTTATCCGCGGCTTTGTCATTCAGTCCTCTTCGATCAAGAATATCATGATCTTTATTGCGATCATCCCGCAGTTCGTGGACGCCCACGCACCGGTTCTGACACAGATGGTCGCGCTGGGGACGGTGTCCGTTTTGGTGGAAGCGCCGGTGCTCTTCATCTATGGCTATGCAGCCTTCCGTCTGGCCAGACTTGTCGACCAGCGCGCCGCCAACATTCTCGATCTGGTCTCAGCCGTCCTGCTGATCGTCGTTGCCGGCAGTGTTGCCATGATCTGA
- a CDS encoding AraC family transcriptional regulator gives MITKQIKTYRYEAAAIWSESVSFPAHAHDEFVLSCNIKGHERLKLDGRQLEAPEFSTTLYNPGQIQSGIGTELISSVYLDQSYVQEALHEDREIVFDRYIVEDMDLFKLFAKTMGSVLTHDEDGDLEDYINAILLLAAERYSNRVITHAPKLDDWRVQYVLNWLKSDLSGTPSLETMAAEVGLSKTAFLRMFKKAVGTTPSQWHRTQRVAEAKNRLRSGDDATKVAVELGFYDQAHLIKHFRQAYGVTPGHYTHK, from the coding sequence ATGATTACTAAACAGATCAAGACATACCGCTATGAAGCGGCTGCCATATGGTCCGAAAGTGTAAGCTTTCCAGCACATGCCCATGACGAATTCGTTTTGAGTTGCAATATAAAAGGTCATGAGCGTCTAAAACTCGATGGCCGACAACTGGAAGCGCCTGAATTTTCTACAACCCTATACAATCCAGGACAGATTCAGTCGGGAATTGGCACCGAATTGATCAGTAGTGTCTATCTTGATCAAAGCTATGTGCAGGAAGCGTTGCACGAGGACAGGGAGATTGTCTTTGACCGCTATATTGTCGAGGACATGGATCTGTTCAAACTCTTTGCCAAAACAATGGGAAGCGTCCTGACGCACGATGAGGACGGCGATCTTGAAGACTATATCAATGCCATTCTCTTGTTGGCAGCGGAACGCTATTCCAACCGGGTCATCACGCACGCTCCCAAGCTGGATGACTGGCGTGTGCAGTATGTGCTCAACTGGCTGAAATCAGACCTCAGCGGCACACCGAGCCTTGAAACCATGGCTGCAGAAGTGGGACTGAGCAAAACCGCATTTCTTCGCATGTTCAAGAAAGCCGTCGGCACGACCCCATCCCAATGGCATAGAACCCAGAGGGTGGCTGAAGCGAAAAACCGCCTGAGATCAGGGGATGATGCAACCAAAGTTGCCGTCGAGCTGGGCTTTTACGATCAGGCTCACCTGATCAAGCATTTCCGACAAGCCTATGGTGTGACACCGGGTCATTACACACATAAGTGA
- the amt gene encoding ammonium transporter, translating to MKKSSIFITVAGAAALFPSSVWAASDLRGLSANLDLTWIMAASALVMFMQAGFLLLEAGMVRSKNSINVAQKNLLDFVFSIAAFAIAGFMIAFGPTGSLMVGFDWDYFGLSNITSYEAGFFVFQVMFCGTAATIVSGAVAERMRLSAYIIGSIFLSSLIYPVFAHWAWGDALRPNEGAFLANMGFIDFAGSTVVHATGGWVALAACIALGPRMGRFDEAGNPVRMAGHSPVLATTGVLLLFIGWLGFNGGSTLKAGEDVAFIILNTILAGGFGTVAGHIIGYYHDGYYLPEKAMAGMLGGLVAVTAGCAVLSPGGAIMIGILGGCISIIANHILETKFKIDDAVGAIGAHAFAGVAGTIGLALLAPADQFEFGRLHQLYVQGIGSGLNFCLSFGLGFLFFSILRRVSRFRATLDEEKLGLNISEHATRIGVGHVESALEKLLSGKRNFVQRLPTVPGDEAENLTKLFNDLMVNLEKEHKQLSELELLQAKSEEAERIAALSNATFEGIAMHRDDHVVDCNQQLADLLGYTLDEVIGASIDKVMVDETEPIIQQAIAENWSHTYEAKLKAKSGEAIPVAVRGRSIDFKGEPVRIACFVDLRERKQAEQNIRLMAQHDPLTGLANRSLFNEQLETAVNKAKDNNRTALILIDLDRFKNVNDVHGHQAGDIVIKETAKRLKAIAGENGTVARLGGDEFAIIQNGLHFANQAADTGHRIVAEMSIPIPIDDNASALIGASVGIALCPEHGTTAEMLFSRADIALYHSKNTGRNMSNMFRNGLNALMEKRRALQADLENALERGEFELYYQPRACAGNLEINAYEALLRWKHPERGLVSPAEFIPVAEASGMIIDIDEWVFRQACIASTSILKGADISVNISPLQFQQKDLVNKFDTILCETGADPACLELELTEGMLIEDDARGLSVMKMLKKLGLALALDDFGTGYSSLSYLSKYPFDTIKIDRGFVANLGHETNAVAIMNAIIGLGTSLGMKIVAEGVETAEEAVFLRRNGCDQLQGYLIGRPKPVSEIIHQVADEEAEAIRAIDILMDTEGQVAGLRSILACSEEEEDSGGHGDTFAEPDASYSQHDLDADQKAS from the coding sequence ATGAAAAAATCATCGATATTTATCACAGTGGCGGGTGCTGCCGCCCTTTTCCCTTCTTCGGTGTGGGCTGCGAGCGATCTGAGGGGATTGTCTGCAAATCTTGACCTGACGTGGATCATGGCCGCCTCTGCATTGGTGATGTTCATGCAGGCAGGATTCCTGCTGCTCGAAGCGGGCATGGTCCGCTCCAAGAACTCGATCAACGTGGCGCAGAAGAACCTGCTTGATTTTGTTTTTTCGATTGCAGCGTTCGCAATTGCCGGTTTCATGATAGCCTTCGGACCGACCGGGTCTTTGATGGTGGGGTTTGATTGGGACTACTTCGGCCTGAGCAATATCACGTCCTACGAGGCTGGGTTCTTCGTTTTTCAGGTTATGTTCTGCGGTACGGCTGCGACAATCGTCTCCGGTGCCGTTGCCGAACGGATGCGCCTCTCTGCCTATATCATCGGTTCTATTTTTCTGTCCTCACTCATTTATCCCGTGTTCGCCCACTGGGCGTGGGGAGACGCGCTGCGCCCAAACGAGGGGGCTTTCCTCGCCAACATGGGCTTCATCGATTTTGCCGGATCAACGGTGGTGCACGCGACCGGCGGTTGGGTCGCGCTTGCCGCCTGTATTGCGCTGGGGCCGCGTATGGGGCGCTTCGATGAGGCTGGCAATCCGGTGCGCATGGCGGGTCACAGTCCGGTTCTGGCCACCACTGGCGTTCTACTGCTGTTTATCGGTTGGCTCGGGTTCAACGGCGGATCGACCCTGAAGGCGGGCGAGGATGTCGCTTTCATCATTCTCAATACGATTCTTGCCGGTGGCTTCGGAACCGTGGCCGGACATATCATCGGCTATTACCATGATGGATACTATCTACCCGAAAAGGCAATGGCCGGTATGCTCGGCGGTCTTGTTGCCGTCACCGCAGGCTGCGCGGTGCTCTCGCCCGGCGGGGCCATCATGATCGGTATTCTGGGTGGCTGCATCTCGATCATCGCCAATCATATCCTTGAGACCAAATTCAAGATTGATGACGCGGTGGGCGCGATTGGCGCACACGCCTTTGCCGGTGTCGCCGGAACCATCGGTCTGGCACTGCTTGCACCGGCTGACCAATTCGAATTTGGCCGCCTTCATCAGCTTTATGTGCAGGGCATCGGCTCGGGGCTGAACTTCTGTCTGTCATTTGGGCTTGGCTTTCTCTTCTTCTCCATTCTTCGCCGCGTCTCGCGATTTCGTGCAACGCTGGACGAGGAGAAACTCGGTCTCAACATTTCCGAACACGCCACCCGCATCGGTGTAGGCCACGTGGAGAGCGCGCTCGAGAAGCTCCTGTCGGGGAAACGCAATTTTGTGCAGCGCTTGCCGACGGTGCCCGGTGACGAGGCGGAAAACCTGACAAAGCTTTTCAATGATCTGATGGTCAATCTGGAAAAAGAGCACAAGCAGCTCAGCGAACTGGAACTGCTTCAGGCAAAATCCGAAGAAGCCGAGCGCATTGCAGCCCTGTCCAACGCCACGTTTGAAGGCATCGCCATGCATCGTGACGATCACGTCGTCGATTGCAATCAGCAACTGGCCGACTTGCTCGGCTACACGCTTGATGAGGTGATTGGTGCGTCCATTGACAAGGTGATGGTCGATGAAACCGAACCGATCATTCAGCAGGCGATTGCCGAGAACTGGAGCCACACCTATGAGGCCAAACTCAAGGCCAAGAGCGGCGAAGCGATCCCTGTGGCTGTTCGTGGCCGCAGTATCGACTTCAAGGGCGAGCCCGTCAGGATTGCCTGCTTTGTCGATCTGCGCGAGCGCAAGCAGGCAGAGCAGAACATCCGTCTGATGGCGCAGCATGATCCCTTGACCGGGCTGGCCAACCGGTCCCTGTTCAATGAACAGCTCGAAACGGCCGTCAACAAGGCAAAGGACAACAACCGTACTGCGCTGATCCTGATCGATCTGGACCGCTTCAAGAATGTCAACGATGTGCATGGCCATCAGGCCGGGGATATTGTCATCAAGGAGACTGCGAAGCGACTGAAGGCGATTGCTGGAGAAAACGGCACGGTGGCGCGCCTCGGGGGGGACGAATTTGCCATCATCCAGAACGGTCTGCATTTTGCCAATCAGGCAGCGGATACCGGCCACCGGATTGTTGCAGAGATGTCCATTCCGATACCGATCGATGACAATGCCTCGGCCCTGATCGGTGCAAGTGTCGGGATTGCCCTGTGCCCGGAACACGGCACGACTGCAGAAATGCTTTTCTCTCGTGCCGATATCGCGCTTTATCACTCCAAGAATACGGGCCGCAACATGTCCAACATGTTCCGAAACGGCCTCAATGCGCTGATGGAGAAGCGCCGGGCTCTTCAGGCGGACTTGGAAAACGCGCTCGAGCGTGGCGAGTTTGAGCTTTACTATCAGCCTCGTGCCTGCGCCGGGAATCTGGAAATCAACGCCTACGAGGCTTTGTTACGCTGGAAACATCCCGAACGCGGCCTTGTCAGCCCTGCCGAATTCATCCCGGTGGCAGAGGCCAGTGGCATGATCATCGATATCGATGAGTGGGTTTTTCGGCAGGCCTGCATCGCTTCGACATCAATTCTCAAGGGTGCCGATATCAGCGTCAACATCAGCCCCCTGCAGTTTCAGCAGAAGGATCTGGTCAACAAGTTCGATACCATTCTCTGCGAGACCGGTGCCGATCCTGCCTGTCTGGAGCTGGAACTGACCGAAGGCATGCTTATCGAGGATGACGCGCGGGGCCTGTCGGTCATGAAGATGCTCAAGAAGCTTGGTCTGGCCCTCGCCCTTGATGATTTTGGTACAGGCTATTCATCCTTGTCCTATCTGTCGAAATATCCCTTCGATACCATCAAGATTGATCGCGGTTTTGTCGCCAATCTTGGACATGAAACCAATGCTGTTGCCATCATGAATGCGATCATCGGCCTTGGCACGAGCCTTGGCATGAAGATCGTTGCGGAAGGGGTGGAGACCGCCGAAGAAGCTGTCTTCCTCAGACGCAACGGCTGTGATCAATTACAGGGCTATCTGATCGGTCGTCCCAAGCCTGTCAGCGAGATCATTCACCAGGTTGCCGATGAAGAAGCCGAGGCCATCCGCGCCATTGACATCTTGATGGACACCGAAGGGCAGGTTGCGGGCTTGCGATCGATCCTGGCTTGCTCAGAAGAAGAAGAAGACAGCGGCGGGCATGGCGACACTTTCGCAGAGCCGGACGCCAGCTATTCGCAGCATGATCTGGATGCCGACCAGAAAGCCTCTTAG